The following is a genomic window from Strix aluco isolate bStrAlu1 chromosome 3, bStrAlu1.hap1, whole genome shotgun sequence.
gtgcacacacacacgcatacacacacacacacacacacacacagagattaaTTCCAGAACCATTTTTCTAAATTTCCAATGGACTTGTATTCCTGGTGTCTTTTCACATGATCACAAGCAAGACATGCGTGTGACTCCCAGAACCTAGGAAGATGCACTGAGAAATCCTTCTTCCAGTTGAAGTAACTAAGGTACATCTTGTTATTTTTGTCAAGCATCAGAAGATATTCTGCCAGCTCTCTGGGGGAGAGAAAATCTTCCACGTGTATGAAAGAGTCTGCTGGAATGTAATTCTCATAGTTTTCTCTGGAAGGGCCCAGTACTACTGGTACCGATCCGGCCAGAAGAGCATTGTAAAGTTTCTCGGTAATGTAATCTTTGTGGATTGAATTTTCAAAAGAAAGGTAGAATTTGCAAGTGGAGATAGTTGGAATCAGGTTTTTATCATTGACGTAGTCTCCAAAGGCTTGTCCGTAGGTATGGATTTCAATGTATTTGCTAAGCTCATTGTAATACTTGACTCGAGCGTGTTCAGGGTTCCAGTTACTTACAACCCAACAGACCAAGTTTTCCTTACTTGGCACTTCAAATGTAAAGGAACTTGTACCGACCATCATGAAGCCATAAGGCACCTGAATATCTGAATCACGTCGATAAGTCAGGGTCAGGTTAAAAAGGTGTTCAATGCCACTCTTTTGTGGAGTATGAGTTGGAGACTCCAAGTTCATCCAAATCCACTTCTGGAATGGTGGCCTGGCTTGCTGAGGTAAGTTAGTCAGATCCCAGCTAATGTCCCTGTGGTGAATGAGAACAGCATGGGATCTGTTATATAGTGAGCGGTCAATAGTCAGATGGCACCCGTGGATATTGAACATCGTTTGGCAGGATGTTAGATCGAATGTCTGACCAAATGGCCAAACCCAGATCAAAACAGTAGTTTCATTAAGATTATCAGATTTGGAAGAAAAGAAGctcttcattttcaaaactgaactggCTGATTCTATAGGACCAGAGATCCAGCTGTTTGTTGGTTTGATATAAATTAGTATAAAAGCCATGAAACAACCAAGGACaatgaagataataaaaaatggCCGGAAAATTCCTTTAGATGTCGATGTCATAATTTGTTctgagaaaaaagagaggaagagaaagagagaaaataacatCAGGTATTAAATTATGTATATATGTCCTGTTAAAGCAATCAAACATCAGACATCAAAATGGGTAGAACTTCAATATCACTGAGCTGTAACCTCAGAAATTTCCTTTGAGTGGAAAAGGAATGGGTTCTTGCATGCTATTCATGAAAAAGTGACAATATTTCTCCTCTTCACATTAAAAGCTAATTGACATAAATTAACAGCAAGATTTTAATGCATCTCATACTTGATAGAAATCAGTATTTATCTTGAGAAGTCGTTTTGCTTAGAACCTAGGCCAAGAGTTTAAGAGACACACAAGACACAAAATTATCCTTTGATTCTGTCCTTGTGTCTGTGTAAGGGATAACATGCTGCAGATTTGGTCCATTTGTATCTGTGTGTATAGACACATGGAGGAAATAGGtttagaagaatgaaaaaaagaagagactaGAACTTTAATTCTGTAATCAATAAGACTGTTAGGAAACTGGTTCATGCCTGATGGCTATGTGGGGATGAACATTCATGCCTTCTCCAGAGGACTCCTAAAACAGCTAGGGAAGGAAAGCAGCAAAAGGGGTTCTCAGCTCCTCTGTTCCCATATGCAGCCTCACATAGTTTCCACATAAAGAAAAATGGGTAAAAAGATGTCCTTAAATATTGGATTATGTTTTTATCCCATAGCCCTGTGTTAAAAATTAGGGAAAGTAGAGATGTGCTGCATCTTTgtgaagtacttttttttccatggggaaa
Proteins encoded in this region:
- the FUT9 gene encoding 4-galactosyl-N-acetylglucosaminide 3-alpha-L-fucosyltransferase 9 — encoded protein: MTSTSKGIFRPFFIIFIVLGCFMAFILIYIKPTNSWISGPIESASSVLKMKSFFSSKSDNLNETTVLIWVWPFGQTFDLTSCQTMFNIHGCHLTIDRSLYNRSHAVLIHHRDISWDLTNLPQQARPPFQKWIWMNLESPTHTPQKSGIEHLFNLTLTYRRDSDIQVPYGFMMVGTSSFTFEVPSKENLVCWVVSNWNPEHARVKYYNELSKYIEIHTYGQAFGDYVNDKNLIPTISTCKFYLSFENSIHKDYITEKLYNALLAGSVPVVLGPSRENYENYIPADSFIHVEDFLSPRELAEYLLMLDKNNKMYLSYFNWKKDFSVHLPRFWESHACLACDHVKRHQEYKSIGNLEKWFWN